TGTCGGAGCTGTTCTGGCAGGCGTCGCTGCAGGAGATCAAAGAGGGCTATGTCCACCACCAGATGCGCGATGAATTCATCTGCCTCATATGCGGGGAAAGCTTTGCCGGCGGTGTCGTTTATCCTGACGGCGACCGGTTGTATGAGGCGCGGAAATACATTAAAGTCCACATCGCGGAAAGCCATCGCTCGGCTTTTCATTTCATGCTCGACCTGGATAAGAAATTAACGGGCTTGACGGACCATCAGAAAACCATTCTCGAACTCTTCCACGAGGGCCGTAGCGACAGCGAGGTGGCAAAAGCGCTCGGCACAAGCGCGTCGACGGTCCGCAATCATCGATTCAGCCTGAGGGAGAAGCAAAAACAGGCCAGGGTGTTTTCCGCCCTGATGGAACTGCTGGAGGAAAAGGCGCCCCGAAAGCAGGCCTTTATTGAGATCCCCCGCGGTTCCAAAAGCGTGGACGAGCGTTTTGCCATCACCCGCGGGGAGAGCGAAAGGATCTTAAAAACTTATTTCAAGCAGGGGCTGGACGGGCCCCTTGACTCGTTCCCCCTTAAAGAGAAAAAGAGGGTGGCCGTCTTAAGGCACCTCTTAAGGTATTTCGAGGCGGGCAGGAACTATACCGAAA
The Bacillota bacterium genome window above contains:
- a CDS encoding DUF2087 domain-containing protein; the encoded protein is MTDMSELFWQASLQEIKEGYVHHQMRDEFICLICGESFAGGVVYPDGDRLYEARKYIKVHIAESHRSAFHFMLDLDKKLTGLTDHQKTILELFHEGRSDSEVAKALGTSASTVRNHRFSLREKQKQARVFSALMELLEEKAPRKQAFIEIPRGSKSVDERFAITRGESERILKTYFKQGLDGPLDSFPLKEKKRVAVLRHLLRYFEAGRNYTEKEVNAVLKRFYNDYAVLRRCLIDYGFMDRTPDGRSYWVKP